One Helianthus annuus cultivar XRQ/B chromosome 12, HanXRQr2.0-SUNRISE, whole genome shotgun sequence genomic region harbors:
- the LOC110895795 gene encoding uncharacterized protein LOC110895795, giving the protein MTGPTSSCADSAAHADAVDDNGPTDDEEAPLLNTAECRICQEEDSTDTLEIPCSCNGSLKYAHRKCVQHWCNEKGDITCEICHQPYQPGYIAPPPRARLEETTIDIGGGWQISGTPMDLNDPRLLAIAEAERQFLEAEYEDYNASNASGAAFCRSAVLILMALLLLRHAVNVPESEADGDEDASTFLTLFLLRVAGFLLPCYIMAWAISILQRRRQRQEAAALAASQIAFVLQAGQRRGLHFAIASAGPPPASAAAATPAVAPQEDNV; this is encoded by the exons ATGACGGGCCCCACCTCGTCTTGCGCTGACTCAGCAGCTCATGCAGATGCAGTTGATGATAACGGGCCCACAGATGATGAAGAAGCGCCTTTATTAAACACAGCGGAGTGTCGTATTTGCCAAGAGGAAGATTCAACTGATACTTTAGAGATACCATGTTCCTGCAATGGTAGTCTTAAG TATGCTCATAGAAAGTGTGTTCAACATTGGTGCAACGAAAAGGGCGACATCACTTGTGAAATATGCCATCAA CCTTACCAACCTGGCTATATTGCTCCACCTCCCAGAGCGCGTTTGGAAGAGACTACTATAGATATCGG AGGAGGATGGCAAATATCGGGTACACCTATGGATCTGAACGACCCACGTCTCTTGGCAATTGCTGAAGCTGAACGCCAATTTCTTGAAGCTGAATATGAGGATTATAACGCCTCAAATGCCAGTGGAGCTGCATTTTGTCGTTCAGCTGTTTTAATT TTAATGGCACTTCTGCTACTACGGCATGCAGTAAACGTGCCGGAATCTGAAGCAGATGGAGATGAAGATGCGTCTACTTTCTTGACT CTTTTCTTGCTTCGGGTTGCTGGGTTTCTTCTTCCGTGCTACATTATGGCGTGGGCCATCAGCATCTTGCAGCGTCGAAGGCAAAGACAG GAGGCTGCAGCATTGGCGGCATCACAAATTGCTTTTGTATTGCAAGCGGGTCAAAGGCGGGGCCTACACTTTGCCATAGCCTCTGCTGGGCCACCGCCAGCATCGGCAGCTGCTGCGACTCCCGCCGTGGCTCCACAGGAGGACAATGTCTGA
- the LOC110895796 gene encoding 60S ribosomal protein L34: MVQRLTYRKRHSYATKSNQHRVVKTPGGKLVYQTTKKRASGPKCPVTGKRIQGIPHLRPAEYKRSRLSRNRRTVNRAYGGVLSAGAVRERIIRAFLVEEQKIVKKVLKIQKAKEKTASKA, encoded by the exons ATGGTGCAACGACTCACATACCGGAAACGCCACAGTTATGCTACCAAATCAAACCAGCACAGGGTTGTTAAAACCCCAG GTGGTAAGTTGGTTTATCAGACTACCAAGAAGAGGGCTAGTGGGCCTAAGTGTCCTGTTACTGGAAAGAGGATTCAAGGG ATTCCTCATTTGAGACCTGCTGAATACAAGCGGTCAAGATTATCAAGGAACAGAAGAACCGTTAATCGTGCTTATGGTGGGGTGCTTTCCGCAGGTGCTGTGAGGGAAAG GATCATTAGGGCTTTTTTGGTTGAAGAACAAAAGATTGTGAAAAAGGTGTTGAAGATCCAAAAGGCGAAAGAAAAGACAGCCTCTAAGGCTTAG